A stretch of Chionomys nivalis chromosome 2, mChiNiv1.1, whole genome shotgun sequence DNA encodes these proteins:
- the LOC130869110 gene encoding androgen-binding protein homolog has product MKRTLLLLALLLTGELGFKTSEACIPFFEVYTTILIGNKGILNVLLNKFDPTDGERAAAEKLLECYNESGFEGKFLNTKVLEAIVISKECRAYYKQDIIDKFKALISKLNFSGK; this is encoded by the exons ATGAAGAGGACACTGCTTCTGCTGGCCTTGCTGTTGACCGGGGAGCTGGGCTTCAAGACAT CGGAAGCATGCATTCCTTTCTTCGAAGTCTATACTACAATCCTCATTGGAAACAAGGGAATATTGAATGTCCTCCTTAACAAGTTTGACCCTACTGACGGGGAAAGGGCAGCAGCGGAAAAACTTCTGGAATGCTACAATGAGTCAGGATTTGAAGGCAAATTCCTGAATACCAAAGTTCTG GAAGCCATCGTCATCAGCAAAGAATGTAGAGCATACTATAAACAAGACATCATAGACAAATTCAAGGCATTAATTTCCAAACTTAACTTCAGTGGAAAATGA